The genomic region GCAGCACCGAAACCGCTGGTCAGACCGCCTGGGACCGGTTCCGGACAAGCAGTGGCTTTCTACTGTCAAGAATGTTCCTGCGGATTTGCCGATAACGATCCGGAACGCCGCCGGCTATTCGGGCCTGGTCGAAATGTCGCACATCCTGGTAACTCTTCGCGATCGCGCGGGCACCCTTGGTCGAGTGAGTGCGCAGAGCCCGCGACCGGGCGAGGGTCGCGGGCTTCGCGCGGAAGGATTCCCTTCAGACCCGGGCCGTCCGCCGGGCCAGCTCGGGGGCTCCGGCGAGCAGTCCGAGGACCGCGGCCACCAGCGGCACGAGCAGCGCCGTCCGCAGGCCGGTGTGTGTCAGCTCGTCGAACGCGGCCAGCACGGCGGCCACCGCGGCCAGCCCCAGCGCGGACCCGAACTGGAACGACGTGGTCAGTACGCCGCTCGCCAGCCCCTGCTCCTCCTCGGCGACGCCGTTGGTCGCCGCGATCGTCAACGGGCCGTACGCGAGCGCAAAGGCCAGCCCGAGCAGCAGGAACGTCGGCAGCATCGCGAGGTAGGTCCGATCGGCGCCCAGCGGAAGGAACAGCGCGTACGCCGCCACGGCGACCGCGAAGCCACCGAGGATCACCCGGCCGACGCCGAAGCGGTTCACCAGCCACGGCGTGAGGGTGGGCGCGAGCACGGCGTCGATCCCCAGCACCATCAGGGCCAGGCCGGTCTCCAGCTCGGACCAGTGCCGCAGTTCCTGGAGGTAGAGCACGGCGATGAACTGGAAGCCGACGAAGGAGCCGACCAGCAGGATCGCGCCGAGATTCGCCCGGACGAGGGGCGCGTTGCGCAGGATTCCCAACCGGATCAGCGGTGCCGGGCTGCGGCGTTCGACCTGGACGAAGGCGGTGAGCAGGAGCAGTCCACCGGCCAAGGTGATCAGGGTCTGCCCCTTCGGCACGTCCGGGGCACGGACGACGGTGGCGACGAGCAGCAGCATCGCGGCGGTGAGGATCAGTGCGCCGGGGACGTCGAACCGGCGGGCGGTCCGTGGTGCGTCCTCGGCGCTCGTGGAGTCCTCACGGGGAAGCAGCACGAGCGCGGCGGGCAGCAGGACGGCGGCGAGCACCACCGGCGCGAAGAACACCCAGCGCCAGTCGATCGAGGTGAGCAGGCCGCCGACGACCATGCCGAGCGAGAAGCCGGCGGCCGCGATTCCGGCGTACACGAGCAGGGCCTTGGTGCGCTGCCGGCCCTCCGGGTAGCTGGTGGTGATGATCGACAGGCCGGCCGGCGTCATGAAGCCGGCCGCGACGCCGGTGATGAAGCGGGCCACGATCAGCATCCAGCCTTCGGTGGCCAGACCGCCGAGGCCAGAGAAGACCAGGAAGACCGTCAGCCAGCCGACGAACATCCGGCGCCGGCCGAGCAGGTCCGCAGCCCGGCCGCCGAGCAGCACGAAGCCGCCGTAGCCGAGCACGTACGCGCTGACCACCCACTGCAGTTCGCTGGTGGTCAGGCCGAGCTCCGCTCGGATGGACGGCAGCGCGACGCCCATCATCGAGATGTCGATGCCCTCCAGGAAGATCGCGCCGCAGAGCACGAGCAGAACGGCCCAGGCCCGCCCGGTGAGGCGGTCCGGGGCGTTGGTCGTAGACATAGCTGGTTCCTCGTCGTCAGGTCGGTTATCACTTGTAACTGAACCCATCGTGAGGAACCATCAAGGGTTATGGAAGAAGGCACTTCGAAGGAACCGAGTCACTCCTGCTGCACCGAGGACGCGTTCCAGTGGGACACCCGGGAGGACTGCGACGTCCGGCAGATCCTGGACCGGATCGGTGACAAGTGGTCGTTGCTGGTGATCGCGCTGCTCGACAACCGCACGATGCGCTTCACCGAGCTGAAGAAGACCATCGACGGCATCAGCCAGCGGATGCTCACCGTCACGCTGCGCCAGCTCGAGCGCGACGGCCTGGTCCGGCGTACCGTGCATCCGGTCGTGCCGCCGCGCGTCGACTACGAGCTCACCCCGCTCGGCGTGACCCTGCACGACACCATCCAGTCCCTGGTCAGCTGGACCGAGATCCACCAGTCGGAGATCGCCGCCGCCCGCGCTCACTACGACGCCCGCGATTCCGTCTCTTCCTGACGCCGCCCGCCATCGCCGGAGTCAGCGTGCGCCGGCGGCGCGCAGGATGGCGGCGAGCTGGTCGTGGCCGCGGGTGGTGGCGTGCCGCAGCGGGGTGACGCCGTCGCGGTCGGGCAGGGACGGATCGGCGCCGGCCGCCAGCAGGATGCGGACGATCTGCTGCCACCGTTCGGTGCCCTGGCCGAGGATCACCGCTTCCAGCAGCGCGGTCCAGCCGAGGTCGTTGACGTGGTTCACGTCGATACCGGTCCGGACCACGCGTCGGACGTAGTCCACGTGCCCCCGTTCGCTCGCCGGGATGACGGAGACGCCGCCGAAGCGGTTGCGCAGCTTGAGATCAGGCTTCGCCGGCAGCAGGGTCTCCAGCATCGCGACACTGCCGGTCACCCCGGTCACCAGCCAGGCCGAGTCCTGGCGTTCGTCCTGCGCGTCCGGATCCGCGCCGAGCCCGACCAGCAGGCGCGCCACGTCGACCCGATCGTGCAGCGACGCGAGCAGCAGGGCGGTACGGCCCTGCCCGTCCTTGTGTTCCAGCGGCGCTTTCGCGGCCAGTGCTGCCGCGACCCGGTTTGCGTCACCCGCCTCGGCTGCCGTCAGCAGCGCCGCAGCCGCCTCCGTACGACTCGGCGGCGCGGTGCTCAGTACTGCGACCGCTGCCGTCTGTCCGCGAGTCCGAGCTCCTTGCAGCGGGGTTGTCCCGTCCCGCTCGGCCGGACGGTGGCGGTCTGCTCCGGCAGCAACCAGCAGGCGCACAGTGTCGACGTACCGCGGACTGCCGTCACCGAGCAGGACTGCCTCGTGCAGCGCAGTCCAGCCGAGCCGGTTGACGTGGTCCACGGCAGTACCGGCGCGCAGCAACTGGGCGACCACTGCGGCATGCCCGCGCTCGGCGGCGCGGATCAGCGCAGTACCGCGGTAGCTGTCGAGGCGGCGGACGTCGGCTCCGTGCTGCAGGGTCAGCTCGAGCAGGTCCAGGTAGCCCTCGCTCGCGGCGATGAGGAAGGCGCTCTGCACGGTGTCGTCGACAGCGTTCACGTCGGCCCCGGCGGCGATCAACCGCCGGGCCGTGGCCACGTCGTTCTTCCAGGCGGCGGCGATCAGTTGCCGGTCCAGGCTGTCGGTGGTCGGCACGGGGGAGGTCCTCGCAGTTGGTGTTCGCATCGGCGTGGTGGTCGGGCTGGTCTGCGCGGCGGACGGCGTACTGGTTGGGGGCGAGGCGGCCTGCTGAGGCGAGCAGGCCGTGGCCGTCGTCACCAGGATGACGGCGGCCACGGCAGTCGCAGTACGGGTCATCGGCCCGGCGGAGTCAGCGCAACGACCTGGTACGGCGGCAGCCCGACCGGCTCGTCGAACTTGCTGTCCACGAGCAGCAGCCGTCCCTGCGCCAGCTTCGCGGTGGTGAACACGCGGTCCGGGTCGGTGGGAGTCGCAGCGACCAGGGTGGCGGTGCGTCCGTCGGCGGAGAGCCGCAGCGTGGTCAGGGTCCGGGAGAAGTTCCGCACCACCCACAGCAGGTCGCCCTGGCGCACCAGGCCGTCGGCGTTCACCAGGTCAGCGCCACCCGTGCCGACCGCCGAGACCGCGCCGGTCCGCAGGTCGAACCGCCACAGCTTGCCGACGTTGCCCTGGGCCACGACCAGCGCGCGGCGGTCCGCCGACACGACGATGCCGCCGAGGTTGAACCCGGCCTGCGTCGGGATCGTCCCGCTTGCGTCGGCCCAGGTGCGCACCGCCCAGCGGCCGTCCCGCTCGGCCACGCGGAACACCTGGGCTGCGTTCGAGTTGGTGAAGTACGCCGCGCCGTCCGGGCCGATGACCACGTCGTTCAGGAACGCGTTCGGTACGCCGGTACGCAGCGCGGCCAGCAGCCGGCCGGACCGGTCGTACACCCACAAGTCGGGTGCACCCGGGTGGTCGATGCCGTTCGGCCCGCCCGCGACGTACACCCGGCCGTGCGCGTCGACGGTGATGCCGCGCGCGGTCCACCGGCCGTCGGTGCCGTCGCCGGCCAGCCACTCGGCCGCGGCCGGGGACCGCAGCGACCCCCGGTGGATCTCGCCGCCGGTGGTCTCCGACACGTAGAACCGCTGCGTGCGGGCGTCGTACCCGATCCCCTCGTACTTCGACCCGCCCGCGCCGCTCACCACCGGGTCCCCGGGCAACTCGTAGCTTGCCGGGCGGGCAGAGGCCGTGGGCATCCCGGCGCCGAGCAGCACGGCGGACAGCGCCAGCGTCGCGGACAAGGAACGAACAGACATGAATACCTCGCATTTCGGGCGTGTCTTCCAATTCCCCGCCTGCTGCGCGGAATTGGGGACACGCCCCTGGTGTGCTGGACGGTCGACACGGTCCAGCCTGGTCCGCGGACGGCGGGCGCACGACGGGCGTTCGGGGACGATGAAGTAGCCGATCGGATGATTCGATCCGTCGGTCCGCGGGCCTACCATCGGCTCCAGATGACCACTTCACGCTCGCGTCCGACCGCACCGACCTGGGCCGCCGGGATTCTCGGCCGTGCCAACGGGCTCGTGACGCTGCTGCACGCGACCTTGGTCGTTCTCGTCGCGGCGTCCGCGGTGCGGTACCTGTCCGGGCACGGGTTCGGCGACCGGGCGCCCTGGGTGCTCGCCGGAGCCGCGACCCTGCTGGCGACGTACGCCGCGCACCGGGTGCTGCCCAGCCAGGTATGGCTCGCCCTGCTCATCGCGGTCTGGTTCGGCCTGGTCCTGCTGGCGCCGTCGTTCGCCTGGTGTGCTGTGCCGCTGTCCTTCGTGGCGCTGCGCGTGCTGCCGTTCCGGCCGGCCTGTGCGGTGGTCGCCGGCATGGTCGTGACCACGGTGGTCACCTGGACCCGGATGTCGGACCGGCTGGACCCGACGATCGTGCTCGGCCCGGTCTGCGTCGCAGTGCTCGCCGTCGGCGCGTACCGGGCGCTGGAGCGGGACGCGCTCGCCCGGCAGGCGCTGCTGGACGACCTGCACGCAGCTCAGGGTGACCTGGCCGACGCGCAGCACCGGGCCGGCGTACTGGCTGAGCGGACGCGGCTGTCGCGGGAGATCCACGACAGCGTCGCGCAGGGCCTGTCCAGCATCAACCTGCTGCTGCAGGCGGCCGACCGCGAGTGGGACAGCCGCCCGGCCGCGGCGCGCGAGCACGCGGCCCAGGCAGCGGCGACTGCCCGCGACGGCCTGGACGAAGTACGCCGGGTGGTCCGCGACCTCGCACCGGCGGAGCTCGCGTCGGGGCCGGGTGATCCGGCGTTGCCGGCCGTACTGCGGCAAACGTGCGAGCGGCTCGCTGCCCACAGTGCGGTGGAGATCCGCGTGCAGGTCCATGGAACGCCTGTACGCCTCGACCCGGAGATCGAGACCGCCCTGCTGCGCACTGCGCGGGGTGCGCTTGCGAACGTGCTCGAGCACGCCGCCGCAACCACCGCGGTGGTCACGCTCACCTACCAGCCGGACGCTGTCGCGCTCGACGTCCGTGACGACGGTCGCGGTCTGCCCGAGCGCCCGCCGCCTGCCGATCCGGACCGCGGCCGGGGACTGGCCGGCATCCGCAGCCGCCTCCGGGAACTCGGCGGCACGCTGGTCCTGGAGAGCGAGCCGGGGGAGGGTACTGCGCTCGCGGCCTCGGTTCCCTTGGAGCGCTCGTGATCCGGGTGGCGCTGGTCGACGACCATCCGGTGGTCCGGGCCGGGATGCGCGCGCTGGTCGACGGGCAGGACGACCTGACCGTGGTCGGTGAGGCGTCCGACGCGCACAGCGCCGAGCAACTCGTCGCGGCGGTCCGGCCGGACGTCGTCCTGATGGATCTCAACCTCGGTCGTGGTCCCGGCGGCGTCGAGGCCACCGCGCGGCTGCGGGCGCTGCCGGAGCCGCCGCAGGTGCTCGTGCTCACCACCTACGACACCGAGGCGGACATCATGAGCGCGATCGACGCCGGCGCCTCCGGGTACCTGCTGAAGGACGCGCCACCCGACGACCTGTTCCGCGCGATCCGCGGTACCGCCCGGGGCGAGGTGGTCCTGGCCCCGGCGGTCGCGGCCCGGCTGGTGAAGCGGGCCGGCTCTCCCGGGCCGGTGCTGACCGAACGCGAGGTGGAGATCCTCGGCCTGCTCGCCACCGGGCAGTCGAACCGCGAACTGGCCAAACGCCTCTTCGTCAGCGAGGCCACGGTGAAGTCGCACCTGTCGCACATCTACACCAAGCTCGGCGTCGACACCCGCGCCGCCGCCGTCGCCCGCGCGATCGAGCAGCACATCATCCGGCCGTCGGCCCAGTAGTTCGGTGGGTTCGGCGCGGTCGATGCCTACAGCAACTTCTGCTTCAGGTTGTCCACAGCTTTGTCCACTGCTTGGGGGTAACTCGTCGTTGCCGTCAGCGAGAGAAGCGTTCGGGCGCCGGCTTCCGGGTCAACTCGGCTGGATGCCCCGGTAGGACGAGAAGCGTGACCGGTGCGGCCAGTACGGCGACCGCGGCCAGCAGGTTGAGGGTCAGCGGCAGTCCGGCGACGAGGACAGCGGCCGGAGCGACGACGGCGCCGATCACCGTGGCCAAGGCATCCACGGCGAAGAAGAGCGCGCCGACCTGGGCCAGCATCGTGGGCCTGGTGACGCGCTGCACGGTGGTCTCGGTGGTGATGAGCAGGACGCTGCCCGGCAGTCCGATCAGCACAGCGGCGCCGATGGCCCAGGGGACATTCGGTGCGTTCGCCAAGGCGAAGAATGCGGCGGCGGTGGCGAGTTGGGTCGCGGCGATGAGCTCGCGGATGCCCAGCCAGGACAGGGCTTTCACGCTGACAGCGGCGCCGACCAGGTAGCCGACGCCGAGGCCGGAAATCAGGTAGCCGACGGTGTGGCCGGGAGCGTCGAGACGTTCTACGGTCAGGGGAACCAGAAGGGCTGTCAGGCCCGCGTTGGCCGTGAGAAAGATGCCGTTGCCGGTGAGAAGTCCTCGGAGCGGTCTGCTGCGCACGGCGTACCGCAGTCCTTCGAGGGGATGCAGGGCTTGCCGGAGCGCACGGTCCGGACGACGGCGAATCGCAGCAATGGTTGCTGCCGACAACAAGTAGCTGACGATGTCGACGGTCAGGACGAAGGTGATGCCGGGGCCGGCCAGCAGGAGGGCGCCGAGCGGCGGCGCGGCGAGTCTGTTCACGCTGCCGGTGAAGGCGGTCAGCGCGTTCGCCGCGGCCAGTTCGCGACCGGTGCCGACCACCGCCGGGAGCAGTGCTCGTGCCGCCGGGCGGAAGACGGTGCTCGCGACGTTCTCGACCAGGACGGCGAGGTAGATCAGCCAAAGCCGCTCCGGCCGATCCGCGAACAGGATCAGCCCGACCGCAGCGGCACTGACCAGATCGGCGATCCACATCGCGCGAGACAGGTCCCACCGGTCCAGCAGTACGCCGGCCCAGGGGCCAAGGAGCAGAGCCGGCAAGGCTTCGAGCGCGAGAGTCAGCCCGGTCGCGGCGGCAGACCCGGTCAGTTGGAAGACGTGCACGGGGACCGCGACCACCAGCAGCCAGGAACCGGCGCCGGAGACGGCATTGCTCGTCCACAGCAGCCGGAAGTCGCGGTTCGCCCAGACGCTCACCGGCTGGACAGTATCTCCACGGAAGAATCGTGGTCAATACTATTTTGTGAGGATAGTCTGAATCAGGTGGAACTAGGACCAGAGTTCAGAGCACGACGCAAAGCCGCGGGCCGCACGATCGCCTCGGTCGCGGTCGACGCCGGCCTGTCCGTGCCGTACATCGCCAACCTGGAGAACGGCCGCGGCAACCCAACCCTGGCAACCCTCGACCGCCTCGCCACCGCCCTCGGCACCCACCTCCGCGTCGAACTGGAGAACCTCCCCACCCACGCCGACACCACCAACCCTGACACCGCCCCCGCCACCGGCACCGGCACCAACGCTGCAGCCGACGCCTCCGGGGGCGGGGCGTACGCCGCCAACGCGCCAACCGTCGACGAGCCAAGCCACGCGGTCGCCGCGGCCAATAGGGCCAACGCGGACCGGGTGGGCGACGCGGCTACCGCGGGCGGCGCGGGCATTAGGGCCAACGCGGACCGGGTGGGCAACGCGGCTACCGCGGGCGGCGCGGGCAATGGCGCCAACGCCGCAGGCGCGGCCGTCGACGCTGCAAGCGCCGTCGACCCCTGCGCCGCGCTCCTGGCTGCCTCACCTCGTACCGCTCAGGTGATCGACCGCCTGGCCGTCGCGTCGAACCGCCCCCGCTCCGCGATCCAAGGCGATCTCCTGACCACCCTGCAAGCACTAGCCGTAATCCTCCCCACCACTCCTACCCCCACCGACCTCGACCGCCTGCTAGACCTCCTCCTGCTCTCCACCACCTAGCCCCGCTCGCCCACCTCAGCACCCGTCCACCTCGGCACCACCCGGCCCCAGCAAGCACTCCCTCGTGGGTTAACCCTTCAAGTGCAGGGTTGGCCCGCCGGAATGTCGTGGGCCAACCCTGCGTCTGGGTGGTTAACCCACCGGACGCGCGAT from Kribbella flavida DSM 17836 harbors:
- a CDS encoding MFS transporter, which encodes MSTTNAPDRLTGRAWAVLLVLCGAIFLEGIDISMMGVALPSIRAELGLTTSELQWVVSAYVLGYGGFVLLGGRAADLLGRRRMFVGWLTVFLVFSGLGGLATEGWMLIVARFITGVAAGFMTPAGLSIITTSYPEGRQRTKALLVYAGIAAAGFSLGMVVGGLLTSIDWRWVFFAPVVLAAVLLPAALVLLPREDSTSAEDAPRTARRFDVPGALILTAAMLLLVATVVRAPDVPKGQTLITLAGGLLLLTAFVQVERRSPAPLIRLGILRNAPLVRANLGAILLVGSFVGFQFIAVLYLQELRHWSELETGLALMVLGIDAVLAPTLTPWLVNRFGVGRVILGGFAVAVAAYALFLPLGADRTYLAMLPTFLLLGLAFALAYGPLTIAATNGVAEEEQGLASGVLTTSFQFGSALGLAAVAAVLAAFDELTHTGLRTALLVPLVAAVLGLLAGAPELARRTARV
- a CDS encoding MFS transporter encodes the protein MSVWANRDFRLLWTSNAVSGAGSWLLVVAVPVHVFQLTGSAAATGLTLALEALPALLLGPWAGVLLDRWDLSRAMWIADLVSAAAVGLILFADRPERLWLIYLAVLVENVASTVFRPAARALLPAVVGTGRELAAANALTAFTGSVNRLAAPPLGALLLAGPGITFVLTVDIVSYLLSAATIAAIRRRPDRALRQALHPLEGLRYAVRSRPLRGLLTGNGIFLTANAGLTALLVPLTVERLDAPGHTVGYLISGLGVGYLVGAAVSVKALSWLGIRELIAATQLATAAAFFALANAPNVPWAIGAAVLIGLPGSVLLITTETTVQRVTRPTMLAQVGALFFAVDALATVIGAVVAPAAVLVAGLPLTLNLLAAVAVLAAPVTLLVLPGHPAELTRKPAPERFSR
- a CDS encoding response regulator; amino-acid sequence: MIRVALVDDHPVVRAGMRALVDGQDDLTVVGEASDAHSAEQLVAAVRPDVVLMDLNLGRGPGGVEATARLRALPEPPQVLVLTTYDTEADIMSAIDAGASGYLLKDAPPDDLFRAIRGTARGEVVLAPAVAARLVKRAGSPGPVLTEREVEILGLLATGQSNRELAKRLFVSEATVKSHLSHIYTKLGVDTRAAAVARAIEQHIIRPSAQ
- a CDS encoding sensor histidine kinase, yielding MTTSRSRPTAPTWAAGILGRANGLVTLLHATLVVLVAASAVRYLSGHGFGDRAPWVLAGAATLLATYAAHRVLPSQVWLALLIAVWFGLVLLAPSFAWCAVPLSFVALRVLPFRPACAVVAGMVVTTVVTWTRMSDRLDPTIVLGPVCVAVLAVGAYRALERDALARQALLDDLHAAQGDLADAQHRAGVLAERTRLSREIHDSVAQGLSSINLLLQAADREWDSRPAAAREHAAQAAATARDGLDEVRRVVRDLAPAELASGPGDPALPAVLRQTCERLAAHSAVEIRVQVHGTPVRLDPEIETALLRTARGALANVLEHAAATTAVVTLTYQPDAVALDVRDDGRGLPERPPPADPDRGRGLAGIRSRLRELGGTLVLESEPGEGTALAASVPLERS
- a CDS encoding helix-turn-helix domain-containing protein, translated to MELGPEFRARRKAAGRTIASVAVDAGLSVPYIANLENGRGNPTLATLDRLATALGTHLRVELENLPTHADTTNPDTAPATGTGTNAAADASGGGAYAANAPTVDEPSHAVAAANRANADRVGDAATAGGAGIRANADRVGNAATAGGAGNGANAAGAAVDAASAVDPCAALLAASPRTAQVIDRLAVASNRPRSAIQGDLLTTLQALAVILPTTPTPTDLDRLLDLLLLSTT
- a CDS encoding SMP-30/gluconolactonase/LRE family protein, coding for MSVRSLSATLALSAVLLGAGMPTASARPASYELPGDPVVSGAGGSKYEGIGYDARTQRFYVSETTGGEIHRGSLRSPAAAEWLAGDGTDGRWTARGITVDAHGRVYVAGGPNGIDHPGAPDLWVYDRSGRLLAALRTGVPNAFLNDVVIGPDGAAYFTNSNAAQVFRVAERDGRWAVRTWADASGTIPTQAGFNLGGIVVSADRRALVVAQGNVGKLWRFDLRTGAVSAVGTGGADLVNADGLVRQGDLLWVVRNFSRTLTTLRLSADGRTATLVAATPTDPDRVFTTAKLAQGRLLLVDSKFDEPVGLPPYQVVALTPPGR
- a CDS encoding winged helix-turn-helix transcriptional regulator, coding for MEEGTSKEPSHSCCTEDAFQWDTREDCDVRQILDRIGDKWSLLVIALLDNRTMRFTELKKTIDGISQRMLTVTLRQLERDGLVRRTVHPVVPPRVDYELTPLGVTLHDTIQSLVSWTEIHQSEIAAARAHYDARDSVSS
- a CDS encoding ankyrin repeat domain-containing protein, producing MAAVILVTTATACSPQQAASPPTSTPSAAQTSPTTTPMRTPTARTSPVPTTDSLDRQLIAAAWKNDVATARRLIAAGADVNAVDDTVQSAFLIAASEGYLDLLELTLQHGADVRRLDSYRGTALIRAAERGHAAVVAQLLRAGTAVDHVNRLGWTALHEAVLLGDGSPRYVDTVRLLVAAGADRHRPAERDGTTPLQGARTRGQTAAVAVLSTAPPSRTEAAAALLTAAEAGDANRVAAALAAKAPLEHKDGQGRTALLLASLHDRVDVARLLVGLGADPDAQDERQDSAWLVTGVTGSVAMLETLLPAKPDLKLRNRFGGVSVIPASERGHVDYVRRVVRTGIDVNHVNDLGWTALLEAVILGQGTERWQQIVRILLAAGADPSLPDRDGVTPLRHATTRGHDQLAAILRAAGAR